The following proteins come from a genomic window of Achromobacter deleyi:
- a CDS encoding ABC transporter permease, which yields MALFILRRLIQSLFVLLAVSVVVFFAVYAVGDPIELLVSPEASQAAREAMIARLGLDLPVWQQYTGFLWRALHGDLGTSFVHGIPAIELIVQRIPATFELVIVAIGLTCVIGIPLGLVAGLYRDEPLGRGIMASSVLGFSLPNFWQGMMLILLFAVWLGWLPATGRGDTVTVLGVRLSILTADGWSHLIMPAINLALANIALVLRLTASGVVEARSQDYVKFARAKGIKPGRIVRRHILRNILIPVVTVIGMEFGSLIAYSTITETVFAWPGMGKLLIDSVYQLDRPVVVAYVMLVTLIFVVINLVVDILYAALDPRVQLVTPAQ from the coding sequence GTGGCCCTTTTCATCCTACGCAGACTGATCCAGAGTCTGTTCGTGCTGCTGGCCGTCTCGGTCGTGGTCTTCTTCGCGGTGTATGCCGTGGGCGACCCGATCGAACTGCTGGTCAGCCCCGAAGCCAGCCAGGCGGCGCGCGAGGCGATGATCGCCCGCCTCGGCCTGGACCTGCCCGTGTGGCAGCAATACACAGGTTTCCTGTGGCGCGCGCTGCACGGCGACCTGGGCACCTCGTTCGTGCACGGCATCCCGGCCATCGAGCTGATCGTGCAACGCATCCCCGCCACCTTCGAGCTGGTGATCGTGGCCATCGGCCTGACCTGTGTGATCGGCATTCCGCTCGGCCTGGTGGCCGGCCTATACCGCGATGAACCGCTGGGCCGCGGCATCATGGCGTCGTCGGTGCTGGGCTTCTCGCTGCCGAACTTCTGGCAGGGCATGATGCTGATCCTGCTGTTCGCGGTGTGGCTCGGCTGGCTGCCCGCCACCGGCCGCGGCGACACCGTGACGGTGCTGGGCGTGCGCCTGTCGATCCTGACGGCCGACGGCTGGTCGCACCTGATCATGCCGGCCATCAACCTGGCGCTGGCCAACATCGCACTGGTGCTGCGCCTGACCGCCTCGGGCGTGGTCGAGGCCCGCAGCCAGGACTACGTGAAATTCGCGCGCGCCAAGGGCATCAAGCCCGGCCGCATCGTGCGCCGCCACATCCTGCGCAACATCCTGATCCCGGTGGTCACCGTCATCGGCATGGAATTCGGCAGCCTGATCGCCTATTCCACCATCACCGAGACCGTGTTCGCGTGGCCCGGCATGGGCAAGCTGCTGATCGACAGCGTCTACCAGCTCGACCGGCCCGTGGTGGTCGCGTACGTGATGCTGGTCACCCTGATCTTCGTGGTCATCAACCTGGTTGTGGACATCTTGTACGCCGCGCTCGACCCGCGCGTGCAGCTCGTGACCCCCGCTCAATAA
- a CDS encoding ABC transporter permease, producing MAQSPNTGRTRTVQPLADTPKRASILKKLRARPTVRGSVIALTILVLLVVFAPYFAPQNPYDLANLSLLDGRLAPRQALMDGSIAWLGTDDQGRDMLSAILYGLRISLMVGLSAVVLATAVGGAVGLVAAYIGGLVDTVLMRIVDFILGFPTILVALVLLVVLGRGVDKVILALVLVQWGHYARIMRSRALQERRKEYVEAAANLGFPAWRIMVFHLLPNCLGPVMVFATIQIATAIALEATLSFLGVGVPITEPSLGLLISNGFQYLLSGDYWISLFPGIALLLLILSINIVGDRLRESLDPRK from the coding sequence ATGGCTCAATCTCCCAATACCGGCCGCACCCGTACCGTCCAGCCCCTGGCCGATACGCCCAAGCGCGCCTCGATCCTGAAGAAACTGCGGGCCCGGCCGACCGTGCGCGGCTCGGTCATCGCGCTCACCATTCTGGTGCTGCTGGTGGTGTTCGCCCCCTACTTCGCGCCGCAGAATCCCTATGACCTGGCCAACCTGTCGCTGCTGGACGGCCGCCTGGCGCCGCGCCAGGCGCTGATGGACGGCAGCATCGCCTGGCTCGGCACCGACGACCAGGGCCGCGACATGCTCAGCGCCATCCTGTACGGCCTGCGCATCAGCCTGATGGTGGGCCTGTCGGCGGTGGTGCTGGCCACCGCCGTGGGCGGCGCGGTCGGCCTGGTGGCCGCCTATATCGGCGGCTTGGTCGACACCGTGCTGATGCGCATCGTCGACTTCATCCTGGGCTTTCCGACCATCCTGGTGGCGCTGGTGCTGCTGGTGGTGCTGGGCCGCGGGGTCGACAAGGTGATCCTGGCGCTGGTGCTGGTGCAGTGGGGCCACTATGCCCGCATCATGCGCAGCCGCGCGCTGCAGGAGCGGCGCAAGGAATACGTCGAGGCCGCCGCCAACCTGGGCTTTCCGGCCTGGCGCATCATGGTGTTCCACCTGCTGCCCAACTGCCTGGGCCCCGTCATGGTGTTCGCCACCATCCAGATCGCCACCGCCATCGCGCTGGAAGCGACGCTGTCGTTCCTGGGCGTCGGCGTGCCGATCACCGAACCCTCGCTGGGCCTGCTGATCTCCAACGGCTTCCAGTACCTGCTGTCGGGCGACTACTGGATCAGCCTGTTCCCGGGTATCGCGCTGTTGCTGCTGATTCTCTCCATCAACATCGTGGGCGACCGCCTGCGCGAAAGCCTGGACCCAAGGAAATGA
- a CDS encoding ABC transporter ATP-binding protein gives MSDTLLEVRGLRTAFHTEAGAWLAVDGVDLTVRRGEIVGLVGESGSGKSVTGFSLLGLIDPPGEVVDGEVKFKGNDLRKLSEEQMRQLRGNRIAMIFQDPLMTLNPVLRIGEQMMEAILTHEDVPRAEAMERCREALAMVGIPSPEKRLKSYPHEFSGGMRQRVAIAIAMLNKPDLIICDEPTTALDVTIQGQILYRMQEICREHNTALIWITHDLGVVAELADRVAVMYAGRIVESGPVEQVLDAPRHPYTRGLLDSMPGATQPGARLHQINGMAPSLAGRPSGCAFRPRCGHAVTRCTEQAPTVTTEGPRSYRCYVPIAREAEQA, from the coding sequence ATGAGTGACACTCTTCTCGAGGTGCGCGGCCTGCGCACCGCATTCCATACCGAGGCCGGCGCGTGGCTGGCGGTCGACGGCGTCGACCTGACGGTGCGCCGCGGCGAGATCGTGGGCCTGGTCGGCGAGTCCGGCTCGGGCAAGTCGGTCACCGGCTTCTCGCTGCTGGGGCTGATCGATCCGCCCGGAGAAGTCGTCGACGGCGAAGTGAAGTTCAAGGGCAACGACCTGCGCAAGCTCTCCGAAGAGCAGATGCGCCAGTTGCGCGGCAACCGCATCGCCATGATCTTCCAGGATCCGCTGATGACGCTCAACCCGGTGCTGCGCATCGGCGAGCAGATGATGGAAGCCATCCTGACGCACGAGGACGTGCCGCGCGCCGAGGCCATGGAACGCTGCCGCGAGGCGCTGGCCATGGTCGGCATCCCGTCGCCGGAAAAGCGCCTGAAGAGCTATCCGCACGAGTTCTCGGGCGGCATGCGCCAGCGCGTGGCGATCGCCATCGCCATGCTCAACAAGCCCGACCTGATCATCTGCGACGAGCCGACCACGGCGCTGGACGTCACCATCCAGGGCCAGATCCTGTACCGCATGCAGGAGATCTGCCGCGAGCACAACACGGCGCTGATCTGGATCACCCACGACCTGGGCGTGGTGGCCGAGCTGGCCGACCGCGTCGCGGTCATGTACGCCGGCCGCATCGTCGAGAGCGGCCCGGTCGAACAGGTGCTGGACGCGCCGCGCCACCCCTACACCCGCGGCCTGCTGGACTCGATGCCCGGCGCCACCCAGCCGGGCGCGCGCCTGCACCAGATCAACGGCATGGCGCCCAGCCTGGCCGGCCGCCCGTCGGGCTGTGCCTTCCGGCCGCGCTGCGGCCACGCGGTCACGCGCTGCACCGAGCAAGCCCCCACCGTCACCACCGAAGGTCCGCGCAGCTATCGCTGTTACGTCCCGATCGCCCGCGAGGCCGAGCAAGCATGA
- a CDS encoding ABC transporter ATP-binding protein, producing MSQADTPVIELRNVHKRFEQRPDLAQRILALGGRPIDRRTVYAVNGVDLRIGRGEVVGLVGESGCGKSTLGRVVAGLHRQTEGDLLYQGQDARRLRGADKLAYTLGVQMIFQDPQASLNPRQRLRQILGESLKVHKLAPSAEIPARIDQALTEVGLDTEYRDRFPHQISGGQRQRIGIARALMVAPKFLVCDEPVAALDVSIQAQVINLFMDLREQHGFTYLFISHDLGVVRHISDRVAIMYLGKIVEISTSAEIFARANHPYTQALMAEVPDVARRGRKFTPIKGEIPSPLNPPSGCTFNPRCPHAMPRCREQAPTLKEISPGHWSACHLNEATA from the coding sequence ATGAGTCAAGCCGATACCCCTGTCATCGAGCTCAGGAACGTCCACAAGCGCTTCGAACAGCGTCCCGACCTGGCCCAGCGCATCCTGGCCCTGGGCGGCCGCCCGATCGACCGCCGCACCGTGTATGCCGTCAACGGCGTCGACCTGCGCATCGGCCGCGGCGAAGTCGTCGGCCTGGTGGGCGAGTCCGGCTGCGGCAAGTCGACCCTGGGCCGCGTCGTCGCGGGCCTGCACCGCCAGACCGAAGGCGACCTGCTCTATCAGGGCCAGGATGCGCGCCGCCTGCGCGGCGCCGACAAGCTGGCCTACACGCTGGGCGTGCAGATGATCTTCCAGGATCCGCAGGCCTCGCTCAATCCGCGCCAGCGCCTGCGCCAGATCCTGGGCGAATCGCTCAAGGTGCACAAGCTCGCGCCGTCGGCCGAGATTCCCGCGCGCATCGACCAGGCGCTGACCGAAGTGGGCCTGGACACCGAATACCGCGACCGCTTCCCGCACCAGATCTCGGGCGGCCAGCGCCAGCGCATCGGCATCGCCCGCGCGCTGATGGTGGCGCCCAAGTTCCTGGTCTGCGACGAGCCGGTGGCGGCGCTGGACGTGTCGATCCAGGCGCAGGTGATCAACCTGTTCATGGACCTGCGCGAGCAGCACGGCTTCACCTACCTGTTCATCAGCCACGACCTGGGCGTGGTGCGCCACATCTCGGATCGCGTGGCCATAATGTACCTGGGCAAGATCGTCGAGATCTCGACCTCGGCCGAGATCTTCGCGCGCGCCAACCATCCGTACACCCAGGCCCTGATGGCCGAGGTGCCGGACGTGGCCCGCCGCGGCCGCAAGTTCACGCCCATCAAGGGCGAAATCCCGTCGCCGCTGAACCCGCCGTCGGGCTGTACCTTCAACCCGCGCTGCCCGCACGCCATGCCGCGCTGCCGCGAGCAGGCGCCGACGCTGAAGGAAATCTCTCCGGGCCACTGGTCGGCCTGCCATCTGAACGAAGCCACCGCCTGA
- a CDS encoding prolyl oligopeptidase family serine peptidase — protein MKPSDMSNVDRIAIEMGHAGRNAIAYIDEDRNSDRPFKLQTYRPYGYTPDRPVVIVQHGVLRNGDEYRDFWVEAADKHKLLIVALTFSNEIWPGVESYNNGRVFSAGGNPRHIDGWTYALVGNVIRDMIDAEITDGQNVYLFGHSAGGQFVHRLMSSQSHAPFKAVAAGNPGWYTLPTFDHPFPEGMDGVGLTEDHLVKLLAYPMTILAGDQDIATDDPNLPSEPAAMRQGPHRFARAHNYFEAGRKEAERRGVPFNWTLQVVPGIGHDGRAMSAVCASLWFDGAMPSDAELARLAGQQVA, from the coding sequence ATGAAACCCTCTGACATGTCCAACGTGGACCGCATCGCCATCGAAATGGGCCATGCCGGCCGCAACGCCATCGCCTATATCGACGAAGATCGCAACTCCGATCGCCCGTTCAAGCTGCAGACCTATCGCCCCTACGGCTACACCCCGGACCGCCCGGTGGTGATCGTGCAGCACGGCGTGCTGCGCAACGGCGACGAATACCGCGACTTCTGGGTCGAGGCCGCCGACAAGCACAAGCTGCTGATCGTGGCGCTGACCTTCTCCAACGAGATCTGGCCCGGCGTCGAAAGCTACAACAACGGCCGCGTGTTCTCGGCCGGCGGCAACCCGCGCCACATCGACGGCTGGACCTACGCGCTGGTGGGCAACGTGATCCGCGACATGATCGACGCCGAGATCACCGACGGCCAGAACGTCTACCTGTTCGGCCACTCGGCCGGCGGCCAGTTCGTGCACCGCCTGATGAGCAGCCAGTCGCACGCGCCGTTCAAGGCCGTGGCGGCGGGCAATCCCGGCTGGTACACGCTGCCGACCTTCGACCACCCGTTCCCCGAAGGCATGGACGGCGTCGGCCTGACCGAAGACCACCTGGTCAAGCTGCTGGCTTACCCGATGACCATCCTGGCCGGCGACCAGGACATCGCCACCGACGATCCCAACCTGCCGTCGGAACCGGCCGCCATGCGCCAGGGCCCGCACCGCTTCGCCCGCGCCCACAACTACTTCGAGGCCGGCCGCAAGGAAGCCGAACGCCGCGGCGTGCCGTTCAACTGGACGCTGCAGGTGGTGCCCGGCATCGGCCACGACGGCCGCGCCATGTCCGCGGTCTGCGCCAGCCTGTGGTTCGACGGCGCCATGCCGAGCGACGCCGAGTTGGCCCGCCTGGCCGGCCAGCAGGTCGCCTGA